One bacterium DNA segment encodes these proteins:
- the glnA gene encoding type I glutamate--ammonia ligase, translating to MATGGKKKAASAAKGGTTPADVIKLAKDKKAVMVDYRFCDMPGVWQHFSSPIETLDEDIFEEGVGFDGSSIRGFQAINESDMLLIPDPSTAFMDPFLEYPTLVIICDIKDPVTLGFYDRDPRYTALKAEQYLISTGIGDVAYFGPEAEFFVFDDVRYATAQNHAFYEVDSVEAAWNTGRDEEPNLGYKLRYKEGYFPVPPSDTLQDMRSEMMLTMRDIGIVSEVHHHEVATAGQCEIDIRFDTLLKTADKLLKYKYVVRNVARRHGKTATFMPKPLFMDNGSGMHTHQSIWKKGKNLMFQSGTYGDLSQMALYYIGGLLHHAPALLGLTNPTTNSYRRLVPGYEAPINLMYSSRNRSACIRIPMYSHAEKSKRVELRCPDATCNPYLAFSAMLMAGLDGIQNKILPPEPIDKNLYDLEPGEKAKVPQTPADLAQALDNLERNHDFLLKGDVFTEDVIANWIAYKRINEVDAIRLRPHPHEFSLYYDI from the coding sequence ATGGCAACCGGAGGGAAAAAGAAAGCCGCTTCCGCCGCGAAGGGGGGCACGACTCCCGCTGACGTGATCAAGCTGGCGAAGGACAAAAAAGCTGTGATGGTGGACTATCGCTTCTGTGATATGCCGGGAGTGTGGCAGCATTTTTCTTCGCCCATCGAAACTTTGGACGAGGATATTTTTGAAGAGGGCGTCGGTTTCGATGGATCGAGCATTCGCGGGTTCCAGGCGATTAACGAGAGCGACATGCTTCTCATACCGGACCCGAGCACCGCTTTCATGGATCCCTTCCTTGAGTATCCCACGCTTGTTATCATCTGCGACATCAAAGACCCGGTGACCCTGGGATTCTACGACCGTGACCCGCGCTACACCGCCCTGAAGGCCGAGCAGTATCTCATCAGCACCGGCATCGGGGATGTCGCCTATTTTGGTCCCGAGGCGGAATTCTTCGTGTTTGACGATGTCCGCTACGCGACCGCCCAGAATCACGCTTTCTACGAAGTGGACTCCGTCGAGGCCGCCTGGAACACCGGCCGGGACGAAGAGCCGAACCTGGGCTACAAGCTCCGCTACAAGGAGGGCTACTTCCCGGTGCCGCCCTCCGACACCCTGCAGGACATGCGCTCCGAGATGATGTTAACGATGAGGGATATCGGCATCGTTTCCGAAGTGCATCACCACGAAGTCGCCACCGCCGGGCAGTGCGAAATCGACATCCGGTTCGACACGCTCCTGAAAACGGCGGACAAGCTGTTGAAGTATAAGTACGTGGTGAGAAACGTCGCCCGCCGCCACGGAAAGACCGCCACCTTCATGCCCAAGCCCCTCTTCATGGACAACGGCTCCGGCATGCACACCCACCAGAGCATCTGGAAGAAGGGAAAGAACCTGATGTTCCAGTCGGGCACCTACGGCGACCTCAGCCAGATGGCGCTCTACTACATCGGCGGGCTGCTCCACCACGCGCCCGCGCTGCTGGGCCTCACCAATCCCACGACGAACAGCTACCGCCGGCTGGTGCCGGGCTACGAGGCCCCGATCAACCTGATGTACAGCTCCCGCAACCGCAGCGCCTGCATCCGCATCCCGATGTACTCGCACGCGGAAAAGTCCAAGCGCGTGGAGCTGCGCTGCCCGGATGCGACCTGCAACCCCTACCTCGCGTTTTCCGCGATGCTCATGGCGGGCCTCGATGGCATCCAGAACAAGATTCTCCCGCCCGAGCCCATCGACAAGAACCTCTACGATCTCGAGCCCGGGGAAAAGGCCAAGGTGCCCCAAACGCCCGCCGACCTCGCCCAGGCGCTCGACAACCTGGAGCGGAATCACGATTTCCTCCTCAAGGGCGATGTCTTCACCGAGGATGTCATCGCGAACTGGATCGCCTACAAGCGGATAAACGAGGTGGATGCGATTCGCCTGCGGCCGCATCCGCACGAATTCTCCCTCTACTACGACATCTAA